One genomic region from Phragmites australis chromosome 1, lpPhrAust1.1, whole genome shotgun sequence encodes:
- the LOC133911938 gene encoding E3 ubiquitin-protein ligase IPI1-like — protein MGLGAEEEEETAVVAEGGGGGGQEEQAGEGGGAEDREGEGKGDEKAAAVVSCSICLDAVVAGGENRSTARLQCGHEFHLDCIGSAFNAKGIMQCPNCRKIEIGNWLYANGFRSSQDVNNDDWGYDEDLYDVGHSEVATFVPLRVQWCPIGRVAQVPSLFDEVEPSPPAAFHDFMGQNFNTEPVSVSTTHPGPYLAYFHPLPPLASSSSSHVVERTMDGAGYHDHWNPLAGPTDGRTLQTVHPIDFHHNPWAHMPHSYSQSNNSNSLAEQPGVPVGAMRVGGVDSDSQQRGSLPSFYGNGSGSRPRIPSVPPMAPQFIRAHGNINEQFQQSSSLFAGSQRSGGMLPLGAPVPAPENTPFCLFPPASSGPSSMETEDVRGSQFYAWERDRFAPYPLMPVNNEGTWWSSSQQQQQPHGTPEPPSASRRLSGQWIAAGRSPPPENRSPDNASFRQMHIPRM, from the exons ATGGGCTTgggcgccgaggaggaggaggagacagcCGTGGTGGccgagggaggaggaggcggcgggcagGAGGAGCAGGCGGGTGAGGGCGGGGGCGCTGAGGACCGGGAGGGGGAGGGCAAAGGGGATGAGAAGGCCGCGGCGGTGGTGTCGTGCTCGATCTGCCTCGACGCGgtggtcgccggcggcgagaaCAGGTCCACCGCGAGGCTGCAGTGCGGCCACGAGTTCCACCTCG ATTGCATTGGTTCAGCATTTAATGCCAAAGGCATTATGCAATGCCCTAATTGTCGCAAAATTGAGATCGGGAATTGGCTTTATGCAAATGGTTTCCGTTCATCACAGGATGtaaacaatgatgattggggTTATGATGAAGACCTCTATGATGTTGGTCACTCTGAGGTGGCAACCTTTGTG CCACTTCGCGTCCAGTGGTGTCCTATTGGTCGCGTAGCACAGGTTCCATCCTTATTTGA CGAAGTAGAGCCCTCACCCCCAGCTGCTT TTCATGATTTCATGGGGCAAAACTTCAACACTGAGCCTGTTTCTGTATCAACAACTCATCCAGGTCCATATCTCGCTTACTTTCACCCTCTCCCACCACtggcatcatcatcaagctcccATGTCGTGGAGAGAACAATGGATGGTGCCGGATATCATGATCACTGGAACCCCTTGGCTGGGCCAACAGATGGCCGAACATTGCAGACAGTACATCCTATTGATTTCCATCATAACCCGTGGGCACACATGCCCCACTCCTATTCTCAATCCAACAACAGTAACAGTTTAGCTGAGCAGCCAGGAGTCCCTGTGGGAGCAATGAGGGTTGGGGGTGTTGATAGTGATAGCCAACAGCGAGGGTCTCTCCCCTCATTTTATGGAAATGG ATCTGGTTCAAGACCTAGAATTCCTAGTGTTCCTCCTATGGCGCCACAATTCATAAGAGCACATGGCAACATCAACGAACAATTCCAGCAGAGTTCTAGCTTATTCGCTGGGTCACAGCGATCAGGAGGCATGCTGCCATTGGGAGCTCCGGTGCCAGCTCCGGAGAACACCCCCTTTTGCCTGTTCCCACCAGCTTCATCAGGCCCTAGTTCAATGGAGACTGAGGACGTCAGAGGAAGCCAGTTCTACGCCTGGGAGAGGGACCGCTTCGCTCCGTACCCGCTGATGCCCGTGAATAATGAAGGCACCTGGTGGAGCTCTTcgcaacaacagcagcagcctcACGGCACACCAGAGCCTCCATCCGCCTCAAGAAGGCTGTCCGGGCAGTGGATTGCCGCCGGTAGGTCACCACCACCAGAGAACAGATCGCCGGACAACGCGTCATTCCGGCAAATGCACATCCCTCGGATGTAG